In Aedes albopictus strain Foshan chromosome 3, AalbF5, whole genome shotgun sequence, the following are encoded in one genomic region:
- the LOC115253498 gene encoding protein Son → MNNYNYNSYPDNYNNYNDSGSNSDFSNVPFYLMSQNASMGGGGGGGNDGNAPNYNRNQYNYSMNSSQSSNSYSSSSYGYGGGSQNQAQYQYSATMSSDMSSSLPFTYADNGSDNNKRKNRGQQPWVKRDSLKRPAPYAGARGMNLMQKMGWNPGQGLGRRENGELEPSFPDIKMDKRGLDAGKKLSVPINVRSEGGRKLQMATIKLVTEGKNPLSILEEYCSKRKLEAPKYAAVVDEGPVHAKNYVFKVTVDGVDYTAEKGSNVKKSARLEAAKKCLKDLGVLTQE, encoded by the coding sequence ATGAACAATTACAACTACAACTCATACCCGGATAACTACAATAACTACAATGATTCCGGATCTAATTCCGACTTTTCGAACGTCCCGTTCTACTTGATGTCACAAAACGCTTCCATGGGTGGAGGCGGAGGAGGAGGAAACGATGGCAATGCACCGAACTACAATCGAAACCAGTACAATTATTCCATGAACAGCTCGCAGTCGTCAAACAGCTACTCGTCGAGCTCCTACGGGTACGGAGGCGGATCGCAAAATCAAGCGCAGTACCAGTACAGCGCCACTATGTCGTCGGACATGAGTTCGAGCCTCCCGTTCACCTATGCCGACAATGGCTCGGACAACAACAAACGAAAGAACCGCGGACAGCAACCGTGGGTCAAACGCGATTCTCTGAAGCGCCCTGCTCCGTACGCCGGGGCCCGTGGAATGAATCTTATGCAGAAAATGGGCTGGAACCCGGGCCAGGGACTCGGTCGACGAGAAAATGGCGAACTGGAACCGTCGTTCCCCGACATCAAGATGGACAAGCGCGGTTTGGATGCCGGTAAAAAGCTCAGCGTGCCGATTAACGTAAGATCTGAGGGTGGACGCAAGCTCCAGATGGCTACGATTAAGCTTGTCACGGAAGGCAAAAATCCGCTATCGATTCTGGAGGAGTACTGCAGCAAGAGGAAGTTGGAAGCACCTAAGTATGCGGCGGTCGTTGATGAAGGCCCGGTTCATGCCAAGAATTACGTGTTCAAAGTAACCGTGGACGGAGTGGATTATACGGCCGAGAAGGGCAGCAATGTTAAGAAATCGGCCCGGCTGGAAGCAGCCAAGAAGTGTTTGAAGGATTTGGGAGTTTTGACACAAGAATAA
- the LOC115271101 gene encoding zinc finger protein 287-like: MGHQSSTSPANLCRVCIRDITYVPAENIFYPSSPDCLSIHAKLSAICSELFAPDQRLSLADGTMQLMPLRVCLRCKSRINEAYELHQLCLDNNRKIMQMLEKVKEEPVDEIQTEPTREQLPENSVECPSEAVKESEKLPVKLKSTSVRKGGQKSRKISCKKCSAVKINARAMLRHMKLEHPDELLHCSKVTGHRCNRVYYDQAKLDEHIVVHSQEKKCECPNCKKLFKTPREVRVHLTSCTGQKPYLCTECGKAFSYAVSLKNHLMLHKEKAYACDRCPSKFRQKGALKCHMLTHEKIRNFHCDTCGAGFIHKNNLVNHMTTHTGEKPYACDLCPMRFRTLDSMRRHFRTHTGEKPYKCTHCDRTFAQTNDLAKHSKIHFGDNPYKCEMCDAAFRLLSDLRNHYKVHYEAGGSQNQNHLPEEVRFTIVSTLNRRAEQEKDRKSQQQVDTTLNEQIQSGENQTIPADHWIASMGIENKI, translated from the exons ATGGGGCACCAATCGTCAACCAGCCCGGCAAATCTTTGCCGTGTCTGCATCCGAGACATAACCTACGTTCCGGCGGAAAACATATTCTATCCCTCCAGTCCGGACTGCCTCAGCATTCACGCCAAACTCAGTGCAATTTGCTCCGAGTTGTTTGCTCCTGACCAAAGACTGTCCCTAGCTGATGGAACAATGCAGCTGATGCCTCTCAGGGTCTGCTTGAGATGCAAATCCAGAATAAATGAAGCCTACGAGCTGCATCAACTGTGTCTGGACAACAACCGGAAGATCATGCAAATGTTGGAGAAAGTTAAAGAGGAGCCTGTGGATGAGATTCAGACTGAACCCACCCGTGAGCAGTTGCCCGAAAATTCCGTGGAATGTCCCAGCGAAGCAGTGAAGGAATCGGAGAAATTACCAGTCAAACTAAAATCTACTAGCGTAAGAAAGGGGGGTCAGAAATCCAGGAAGATAAGTTGCAAGAAATGTTCGGCAGTGAAGATAAATGCCCGGGCGATGTTGAGACACATGAAACTGGAACATCCCGACGAGTTGCTGCATTGTTCCAAGGTCACAGGGCACAGGTGTAATAGAGTTTACTATGACCAAGCCAAGCTGGACGAACATATTGTAGTCCATTCGCAGGAAAAGAAATGCGAATGTCCAAATTGCAAAAAACTATTCAAAACTCCCAGAGAAGTCAGAGTCCACCTGACAAGTTGCACCGGGCAAAAGCCGTATCTGTGCACGGAATGTGGCAAAGCATTTTCCTACGCCGTCAGCCTGAAGAATCATCTGATGCTTCACAAGGAGAAAGCCTACGCATGCGACCGATGCCCTTCGAAGTTTCGCCAGAAGGGAGCTCTGAAGTGTCACATGTTGACGCACGAGAAAATAAGAAATTTTCACTGTGATACGTGTGGAGCCGGATTTATTCATAAGAATAATTTGGTGAACCATATGACGACTCATACAG GTGAAAAACCGTATGCTTGTGATCTATGTCCTATGAG ATTTAGGACTCTTGATAGTATGCGTCGACATTTTCGAACTCACACTGGCGAAAAGCCATACAAATGCACCCACTGCGATCGTACCTTTGCCCAAACCAACGATCTGGCTAAGCACAGCAAAATCCACTTTGGCGATAATCCATACAAATGTGAAATGTGTGATGCAGCGTTCCGCCTATTGTCTGATCTCAGGAACCACTACAAGGTGCACTATGAAGCAGGTGGAAGCCAAAATCAAAATCATCTTCCAGAGGAGGTGCGGTTCACCATCGTTAGCACATTGAACAGGCGCGCTGAGCAGGAGAAGGATCGGAAAAGTCAGCAACAGGTTGATACAACATTGAATGAACAAATCCAGTCTGGAGAGAACCAAACAATTCCAGCAGATCATTGGATAGCTTCGATGGGAATAGAGAATAAGATATGA
- the LOC115267661 gene encoding zinc finger protein OZF — protein MASQPDTNVAALCRICIRDVSDVPAVNIFEPSSKDPSIYSKLSIICSKVFASEPEPKPLAQEEQAKEKGLPVSVCPECKSKIDQAFDLHELCIESDRKLWEMLTDPVGVVIKHELGDVILPEKIQQLPEVFTECLSELPLNVQHGAAKEDPKKCKAKTKGRRQFRCEKCTATTDRAFGLYKHMRLKHPKEALVCYYRKCHQVFFDEVKFQEHRKTHTVVKPNEPQPCPNCGKLFKSLDGIKAHADQCAGNTPFLCTECGKAYSYAASLRQHVMRHKEKSFECDQCPVKFHTNISLKKHMLTHTKERKFSCDTCGSRFTMKHTLLKHIQLHTGVRPFSCDLCSLRFTNSGHLQRHMRTHTGEKPYKCPHCDRAFAQTGDLAKHSKTHFGANPYKCDQCDEAFRLMTDLRNHYRLHYQASDKEKPDRPETFDFTIVSTLRRRAEQEKHSGSRKVDQPLDKRRREVGMVQTILADLSEFPTSVANKQ, from the exons ATGGCTTCACAACCGGACACAAATGTTGCCGccctttgtcgcatctgcatccgcGACGTAAGTGATGTACCAGCCGTAAATATTTTCGAGCCCTCTAGTAAAGATCCCAGCATCTACAGTAAGCTTAGCATAATCTGTTCCAAGGTGTTTGCCTCTGAGCCCGAGCCGAAACCACTAGCCCAGGAGGAACAAGCGAAAGAAAAAGGTCTACCGGTGAGCGTGTGCCCAGAATGCAAATCTAAAATCGATCAGGCTTTTGACCTTCACGAGCTGTGCATCGAGAGCGACCGGAAGCTCTGGGAAATGCTGACGGACCCTGTCGGTGTAGTAATCAAGCACGAATTGGGCGATGTGATTCTGCCTGAGAAAATTCAGCAACTGCCCGAAGTGTTCACAGAATGTCTTAGTGAGCTACCGCTGAATGTACAGCATGGAGCTGCTAAAGAGGACCCTAAAAAATGTAAGGCCAAAACGAAAGGGCGTCGGCAGTTCCGGTGCGAAAAATGTACGGCCACGACAGATCGGGCGTTTGGTCTGTATAAACACATGAGGCTTAAACATCCCAAAGAAGCCCTTGTATGCTATTATAGAAAGTGCCATCAGGTTTTCTTCGACGAGGTTAAGTTCCAAGAACATAGGAAAACCCACACTGTCGTCAAGCCGAACGAGCCTCAACCGTGTCCAAACTGTGGAAAGTTATTCAAATCGCTAGATGGTATCAAAGCACATGCGGATCAATGCGCAGGAAACACGCCTTTTCTGTGTACTGAATGTGGCAAAGCTTATTCCTATGCGGCCAGCTTGCGCCAGCATGTTATGCGACACAAGGAAAAATCTTTCGAATGTGATCAGTGTCCTGTGAAGTTTCATACGAATATCAGCCTGAAGAAACACATGCTAACGCACACGAAGGAACGGAAATTTAGCTGCGACACTTGCGGATCTCGGTTTACAATGAAGCACACGCTGCTGAAGCATATTCAGTTGCATACGG GTGTTCGACCATTTTCATGTGATTTATGCAGTTTAAG ATTCACAAACTCGGGCCATTTACAGCGGCACATGCGTACTCACACAGGAGAAAAACCATACAAATGTCCACACTGTGATCGTGCCTTTGCTCAAACTGGCGATCTGGCCAAACACAGCAAGACCCACTTCGGGGCAAATCCATACAAGTGTGACCAGTGCGATGAGGCATTCCGTTTGATGACTGACTTACGGAATCACTACCGACTGCACTATCAAGCGAGCGATAAAGAAAAACCGGATCGACCAGAAACGTTCGATTTTACTATTGTTAGCACATTGAGAAGGCGTGCTGAACAGGAGAAGCACTCAGGGAGTCGGAAAGTGGATCAACCGCTTGATAAACGAAGAAGAGAGGTTGGAATGGTGCAAACAATTCTGGCGGATTTGTCGGAATTTCCGACGTCGGTGGCAAATAAACAGTGA